The genomic stretch AGATGCTTGCGATGACCTATTTGCAAGACAATTCAGTTATCAAAGTCTTAGTGAAAAAGGTAATGTTATTAATCACAAGTCAAGATGGGTAAGCGAGGTTGCTTATATTGATAATGAGGCTGTCGTTAGACTTATTTTTGCTCCTGCTATTGTGCCTTTAATAACTCGATTAGAAGAACAATTTACAAAGTATGAGATACAGCAAATAAGCAATTTAACGAGTGCTTATGCTGTTCGCTTATATGAAATATTGATTGCGTGGCGTAGTACCGGAAAAACGCCTCTTATAACTATCTACGATTTCAGACAAAAAATAGGTGTACTCGAGACTGAATACAAAAGGATGTACGATTTTAAGAAATATGTTTTAGACATTGCATTAAAGCAAGTAAATGAACATACCGATATTAATGTCAAAGTTGAACAACATAAAACCGGTAGATCCATTACGGGCTTTTCATTTAGCTTCAAACAGAAAAAGTCAGCAACAAATACAGCCAATGACATTAGTCAGGACAAAGAGCTAAAAATCAATTTGACTGATGCACAACGATATTTATTTGCTAGTAAATTATCAGAACTTCCT from Acinetobacter sp. YWS30-1 encodes the following:
- the repM gene encoding replication initiation protein RepM, with protein sequence MKTELIVKDNALINASYNLDLVEQRLILLAIVEARESGKGINANDPLTVHAESYINQFGVHRNTAYQALKDACDDLFARQFSYQSLSEKGNVINHKSRWVSEVAYIDNEAVVRLIFAPAIVPLITRLEEQFTKYEIQQISNLTSAYAVRLYEILIAWRSTGKTPLITIYDFRQKIGVLETEYKRMYDFKKYVLDIALKQVNEHTDINVKVEQHKTGRSITGFSFSFKQKKSATNTANDISQDKELKINLTDAQRYLFASKLSELPEMAKLSQGNESYEQFAARIVTMLQEPNKLKEFMPLLRKVGFQ